In a single window of the Arachis hypogaea cultivar Tifrunner chromosome 6, arahy.Tifrunner.gnm2.J5K5, whole genome shotgun sequence genome:
- the LOC112756008 gene encoding transcription factor bHLH74 isoform X2, protein MGGHENAMGFHHGNESILTNNVNVSEMDMSSSMSLAKSSSSDVVVPNSNPFLASSSSWDPIVSLSQSQTFGGSSMVTTHNSDFGNSSSYPFVQYMSDSTNLEGIMVHKIPSFGSGNFSEIVGSFCQEGSSDIPNMGFRPSYNHGNDAGTERAPMNEQSQVEDSITEDGAPGTAPSGNRRKRMLDHDSSFSPNKNAGGDELKDSPRTISDGAKEHEKKAKVEQNVSADLRGKQPAKQSKENSPSGEAPKENFIHVRARRGQATNSHSLAERVRREKISERMRLLQELVPGCNKITGKAVMLDEIINYVQSLQQQVEFLSMKLATVNPELNFDVERILSKEILQSRLGHGIVGYGVGMSSPHPFSNGSFQGNMAGMPSTSTQFPPLPQGVLDHEFQSLYGMGYDPNTALDNLGPNGRLKTEL, encoded by the exons ATGGGGGGTCATGAGAATGCAATGGGGTTTCATCATGGAAATGAGAGCATTCTGACAAATAATGTTAATGTCTCAGAAATGGATATGAGTTCTTCTATGTCATTGGCTAAGTCTTCTTCTTCAGATGTTGTTGTACCTAATAGTaacccttttcttgcttcttcttcttcttgggaTCCAATTGTTTCCTTAAGCCAATCTCAAACTTTTGGAGGGTCATCAATGGTTACTACTCACAATAGTGATTTTGGAAATTCTTCATCTTACCCTTTTGTTCAATATATGTCTGACTCAACCAATCTTGAGGGCATTATGGTCCAcaaaattccatcttttggtaGTGGAAACTTCTCAGAAATTGTTGGATCCTTTTGTCAAGAAGGGTCTTCTGATATACCTAACATGGGGTTTAGACCAAGTTATAATCATGGCAATGATGCTGGAACCGAAAGAGCTCCAATGAATGAACAATCTCAGGTTGAGGACTCAATTACTGAAGATGGTGCACCAGGAACTGCACCTAGTGGAAATCGAAGAAAGCGCATGCTTGATCATGATTCTTCTTTCAGTCCAAACAAG AATGCTGGTGGCGATGAACTGAAAGACTCTCCAAGGACGATATCTGATGGTGCTAAAGAACACGAAAAGAAGGCGAAAGTCGAGCAGAATGTGAGTGCTGATTTGCGAGGCAAGCAACCGGCAAAGCAATCAAAAGAAAATTCTCCAAGTGGAGAAGCTCCTAAAGAAAATTTCATCCATGTGAGAGCAAGAAGGGGTCAAGCTACAAACAGTCACAGCCTTGCAGAAAGG GTGAGAAGAGAAAAGATTAGTGAGAGAATGAGATTGCTCCAAGAACTTGTTCCAGGGTGCAACAAG ATAACTGGCAAAGCAGTAATGCTGGATGAGATTATAAACTATGTGCAGTCTCTGCAGCAACAAGTTGAG TTTTTGTCCATGAAACTTGCCACAGTGAACCCGGAACTGAATTTTGACGTAGAACGGATCCTGTCGAAGGAA ATTCTTCAATCGCGCTTAGGACATGGAATTGTTGGATATGGTGTTGGTATGAGCTCCCCTCACCCATTCTCCAATGgaagttttcaaggaaacatggctGGCATGCCTAGTACATCAACACAATTCCCTCCTTTGCCTCAG GGTGTTTTGGACCATGAGTTCCAAAGTCTTTATGGAATGGGGTATGATCCTAATACAGCACTTGACAATTTGGGACCAAATG GAAGATTGAAGACAGAATTATAG
- the LOC112756009 gene encoding ribosomal RNA-processing protein 8, translated as MTKSERKKRNNKSKDEQRFTADTAKLRKFKEPSKSSTFLDKMKARLSGGHFRMINEKLYTCTGKEALNYFQEEPSLFDLYHAGYKMQMSNWPQQPVNVIIDWLKKKSPSLVVADFGCGDALIAKSVKNKVYSLDLVSNDPNIIACDMSNTPLDDSSIDVAVFCLSLMGTNYQSYIKEANRVLKPGGWLLIAEVKSRFDPNTGGANPEKFTNAISELGFKSVKKDFSNKMFILFYFTKKDKQNFKRKEIEWPLLKPCLYKRR; from the exons ATGACGAAGAGTGAGCGAAAGAAACGAAACAACAAGAGTAAAGACGAGCAACGATTTACTGCGGATACTGCTAAGCTCAGAAAGTTCAAGGAACCATCCAAATCCTCTACTTTTCTGGATAAA ATGAAAGCAAGATTGTCAGGTGGTCATTTCAGGATGATTAACGAGAAGCTCTACACTTGCAC TGGGAAGGAGGCGCTAAATTATTTCCAAGAAGAACCATCGCTATTTGACCTG TATCATGCAGGATACAAAATGCAAATGTCAAATTGGCCTCAACAGCCAGTTAATGTGATTATTGATTGGCTAAAAAAGAAGAGCCCTTCATTGGTCGTAGCTGATTTTGGTTGTG GGGATGCACTCATTGCTAAAAGCGTGAAGAATAAAGTCTACTCTCTCGATCTCGTATCCAATGATCCTAACATAATTGCTTGTGACATGTCAAAT ACACCGCTTGATGACTCATCTATTGATGTTGCTGTCTTCTGTCTTTCTTTGATGGGAACCAACTACCAAAGTTACATCAAAGAAGCAAACAGGGTGCTTAAGCCAGG TGGCTGGCTGTTGATAGCAGAAGTAAAGAGCAGGTTTGATCCAAACACTGGAGGAGCCAACCCTGAGAAGTTTACGAATGCTATTTCTGAGTTAGGTTTCAAGTCTGTAAAAAAG GACTTCTCAAATAAAATGTTCATTCTGTTTTACTTTACAAAAAAG GATAAGCAAAATtttaaaaggaaagaaattgaatgGCCTTTGC
- the LOC112756008 gene encoding transcription factor bHLH74 isoform X1, translated as MGGHENAMGFHHGNESILTNNVNVSEMDMSSSMSLAKSSSSDVVVPNSNPFLASSSSWDPIVSLSQSQTFGGSSMVTTHNSDFGNSSSYPFVQYMSDSTNLEGIMVHKIPSFGSGNFSEIVGSFCQEGSSDIPNMGFRPSYNHGNDAGTERAPMNEQSQVEDSITEDGAPGTAPSGNRRKRMLDHDSSFSPNKNAGGDELKDSPRTISDGAKEHEKKAKVEQNVSADLRGKQPAKQSKENSPSGEAPKENFIHVRARRGQATNSHSLAERVRREKISERMRLLQELVPGCNKITGKAVMLDEIINYVQSLQQQVEFLSMKLATVNPELNFDVERILSKEILQSRLGHGIVGYGVGMSSPHPFSNGSFQGNMAGMPSTSTQFPPLPQGVLDHEFQSLYGMGYDPNTALDNLGPNVSCLSGRLKTEL; from the exons ATGGGGGGTCATGAGAATGCAATGGGGTTTCATCATGGAAATGAGAGCATTCTGACAAATAATGTTAATGTCTCAGAAATGGATATGAGTTCTTCTATGTCATTGGCTAAGTCTTCTTCTTCAGATGTTGTTGTACCTAATAGTaacccttttcttgcttcttcttcttcttgggaTCCAATTGTTTCCTTAAGCCAATCTCAAACTTTTGGAGGGTCATCAATGGTTACTACTCACAATAGTGATTTTGGAAATTCTTCATCTTACCCTTTTGTTCAATATATGTCTGACTCAACCAATCTTGAGGGCATTATGGTCCAcaaaattccatcttttggtaGTGGAAACTTCTCAGAAATTGTTGGATCCTTTTGTCAAGAAGGGTCTTCTGATATACCTAACATGGGGTTTAGACCAAGTTATAATCATGGCAATGATGCTGGAACCGAAAGAGCTCCAATGAATGAACAATCTCAGGTTGAGGACTCAATTACTGAAGATGGTGCACCAGGAACTGCACCTAGTGGAAATCGAAGAAAGCGCATGCTTGATCATGATTCTTCTTTCAGTCCAAACAAG AATGCTGGTGGCGATGAACTGAAAGACTCTCCAAGGACGATATCTGATGGTGCTAAAGAACACGAAAAGAAGGCGAAAGTCGAGCAGAATGTGAGTGCTGATTTGCGAGGCAAGCAACCGGCAAAGCAATCAAAAGAAAATTCTCCAAGTGGAGAAGCTCCTAAAGAAAATTTCATCCATGTGAGAGCAAGAAGGGGTCAAGCTACAAACAGTCACAGCCTTGCAGAAAGG GTGAGAAGAGAAAAGATTAGTGAGAGAATGAGATTGCTCCAAGAACTTGTTCCAGGGTGCAACAAG ATAACTGGCAAAGCAGTAATGCTGGATGAGATTATAAACTATGTGCAGTCTCTGCAGCAACAAGTTGAG TTTTTGTCCATGAAACTTGCCACAGTGAACCCGGAACTGAATTTTGACGTAGAACGGATCCTGTCGAAGGAA ATTCTTCAATCGCGCTTAGGACATGGAATTGTTGGATATGGTGTTGGTATGAGCTCCCCTCACCCATTCTCCAATGgaagttttcaaggaaacatggctGGCATGCCTAGTACATCAACACAATTCCCTCCTTTGCCTCAG GGTGTTTTGGACCATGAGTTCCAAAGTCTTTATGGAATGGGGTATGATCCTAATACAGCACTTGACAATTTGGGACCAAATG TGTCATGCTTATCAGGAAGATTGAAGACAGAATTATAG
- the LOC112756006 gene encoding probable xyloglucan glycosyltransferase 12, which translates to MAPLFNMFGKNKESHRGTPVVVKMENPNWSMVELEAPSEEDFIVTTTATTTSHNTSSRDKARGKNAKQLTWVLLLKAHRAAGCLASLPPALLSLASAVKRRVVSGRTDAENDSDVNGVGVGVGREKENHRVKARFYSCIKLFLYLSVILLCFEVAAHYFKGWNFVHFGAPHLHLEQFWSHFGVKGLFGWVYSRWVLIRVEYLAPPLQFLANVCIVLFLIQSLDRLVLCLGCFWIRYKKIKNVAAEDYGDLDLESGEKKGFFPMVLVQIPMCNEREVYQQSIGAVCNLDWPKSKLLIQVLDDSDDPITQSLISDEVKKWQQEGANIVYRHRVIREGYKAGNLKSAMSCSYVKDYEFVAIFDADFQPTADFLKRTVPHFKDNDELGLVQTRWSFVNKDENLLTRLQNINLAFHFEVEQQVNGIFLNFFGFNGTAGVWRIKALEDAGGWLERTTVEDMDIAVRAHLHGWKFIFLNDVECQCELPESYEAYRKQQHRWHSGPMQLFRLCLPAIIRSKISLSKKFNIIFLFFLLRKLILPFYSFTLFCIILPMTMFVPEAELPAWVVCYIPATMSFLNILPAPKSFPFIVPYLLFENTMSVTKFNAMISGLFQLGSAYEWVVTKKSGRSSEGDLVSMVEKPPKHHQRVASAPVLAENNEEIQRQEKKKIASSSSSPKKNKKHNRIYMKELALAFLLLTASARSLLSAQGIHFYFLLFQGISFLLVGLDLIGEQVD; encoded by the exons ATGGCACCTTTATTCAACATGTTTGGGAAGAACAAAGAGAGCCATAGAGGTACCCCTGTGGTGGTGAAGATGGAGAATCCAAACTGGTCCATGGTTGAACTTGAAGCTCCTTCTGAAGAAGACTTCATTGttacaacaacagcaacaacaacatcgCACAACACTTCATCAAGAGATAAAGCAAGAGGGAAAAATGCAAAGCAACTAACTTGGGTTCTTCTCCTTAAAGCTCACAGAGCCGCAGGTTGTTTGGCTTCTTTGCCTCCTGCATTGTTGTCCCTTGCTTCTGCTGTTAAACGACGTGTCGTTTCTGGAAGAACTGATGCTGAAAACGACAGTGATGTTAATGGTGTTGGTGTCGGTGTTGGGAGGGAGAAGGAAAATCATAGGGTTAAGGCAAGGTTCTATTCTTGTATCAAGTTGTTCCTTTATTTATCTGTGATCTTACTTTGTTTTGAGGTTGCTGCTCACTACTTCAAAGGTTGGAACTTTGTTCACTTTGGTGCACCCCATCTTCATTTGGAGCAGTTTTGGTCACATTTTGGGGTTAAGGGCTTGTTTGGTTGGGTTTATTCTCGGTGGGTCTTGATCCGTGTGGAGTACCTTGCTCCACCATTGCAGTTCCTTGCCAATGTCTGCATTGTGTTGTTCCTTATTCAGAGCTTGGATAGGCTTGTGCTTTGCTTGGGTTGCTTTTGGATCCGGTATAAGAAGATCAAGAATGTTGCTGCTGAAGATTATGGTGATTTGGATCTTGAATCTGGGGAGAAGAAAGGGTTCTTTCCTATGGTGTTAGTCCAGATCCCCATGTGCAATGAGAGAGAG GTTTATCAGCAATCGATTGGCGCTGTTTGCAATTTGGATTGGCCTAAGTCCAAGTTGCTAATTCAAGTTCTAGACGATTCAGATGATCCAATAACACAGTCTTTGATCAGTGATGAGGTGAAGAAATGGCAACAAGAGGGTGCCAACATTGTGTATCGGCATAGGGTGATCAGAGAGGGTTACAAGGCTGGTAACTTGAAATCTGCCATGAGTTGTAGCTATGTGAAAGACTACGAGTTTGTCGCAATTTTCGATGCTGATTTTCAGCCTACTGCTGATTTCCTTAAAAGAACAGTTCCTCATTTTAAG GATAACGACGAATTGGGATTAGTTCAAACGAGATGGTCTTTTGTGAACAAGGATGAGAACCTTTTAACACGGTTACAGAACATTAATTTGGCTTTCCATTTCGAGGTTGAGCAGCAAGTAAATGGGATCTTCCTTAATTTCTTTGGGTTCAATGGCACCGCCGGAGTCTGGAGAATTAAGGCCTTGGAGGATGCCGGTGGTTGGTTGGAGAGGACCACTGTTGAGGACATGGACATTGCCGTTCGAGCTCATCTTCATGGCTGGAAATTCATCTTCCTCAATGATGTTGAG TGTCAATGTGAGCTACCAGAATCTTATGAAGCTTATAGGAAACAGCAACATAGATGGCATTCCGGACCAATGCAATTGTTTCGCCTTTGTTTGCCCGCCATCATACGCTCCAAG ATAAGCttatcaaagaaattcaacatcatatttctgttctttcttcttaGAAAATTGATACTACCCTTCTATTCATTCACACTATTCTGCATAATTCTGCCAATGACAATGTTTGTCCCGGAAGCCGAGCTCCCTGCTTGGGTTGTTTGCTACATTCCGGCCACAATGTCATTCCTTAACATCCTCCCTGCCCCGAAATCTTTCCCTTTTATAGTCCCTTACCTTCTCTTTGAGAACACAATGTCAGTCACCAAATTCAACGCCATGATCTCCGGCCTATTCCAGCTCGGTAGTGCGTACGAGTGGGTTGTAACCAAGAAATCCGGCCGATCCTCTGAAGGCGACCTAGTTTCCATGGTCGAGAAACCACCAAAGCATCATCAAAGAGTGGCCTCGGCACCTGTTCTCGCCGAAAATAACGAAGAGATCCAAAggcaagagaagaagaaaattgcatcatcatcatcatcaccaaagaagaataagaagcataatagaatatatatgaAGGAACTTGCTTTGGCCTTTTTGCTTCTAACAGCTTCAGCAAGGTCTCTTCTTTCAGCACAAGGAATCCATTTCTACTTCTTGCTTTTCCAAGGGATTTCATTCCTTTTGGTTGGTCTAGACTTGATTGGTGAACAAGTTGATTGA